The following are encoded in a window of Arthrobacter sp. OAP107 genomic DNA:
- a CDS encoding L-lactate permease, whose product MFQQILDPIGGSLLLSALCAALPLVLLFVLLGVFRVKATKAAVASLLVSLLLAVIGWQMPLGQALSATAAGIFYGLFPILWILANALWIYKLTVATPWFEALGRTIRSISDDLRILSILIAFCFGALLESLAGFGAPVAISAAMLMAAGMKPLKSAVVSLLANTAPVAFGAMAAPIIALNGVTGLPLHHLSSMAGRQTPFVALIVPLLLVFIVDGRRGVKQAWPVALVAGTAFAVSQFVTSNYLAVELTDVVAAVVTVAAVLMMLRFWKPKETIGMAGDVESGAEDAVPANVRQGAVAVRTSTTAVSRTSGAAASAPAAVGNASDGSTAPTDNTRPEPRHIWMAIAPYLIIITVFSIAQIPAVKSWLNQVGTVTFHWPGLDITDSTGKPVAATKFKLDHLKATGTLLLFSGLITMALYRITAGQGWRIYRETLVQLRWTIVTVTSVLALSFVMNLSGQTTTLGFALASAGGFFAVLSPLIGWIGVALTGSDTSSNSLFGQMQATAAQQAGLSPVLMAASNSSAGVMGKMLSLQNLAVAAAAVGLDGAEGTLFRKLIGWSVGLLALITVLILLQSTPVLGWMVP is encoded by the coding sequence ATGTTTCAGCAGATCCTCGACCCCATTGGCGGGTCGCTCTTGCTCTCAGCCCTTTGCGCCGCGCTTCCGCTCGTCCTGCTCTTTGTTCTCCTGGGCGTCTTCCGGGTCAAAGCAACCAAGGCGGCCGTCGCCAGCCTGCTGGTGTCACTCCTCCTGGCGGTGATCGGCTGGCAGATGCCTCTCGGACAGGCGCTGAGCGCCACCGCGGCCGGAATTTTCTACGGACTCTTCCCGATCCTCTGGATCCTGGCCAACGCCCTGTGGATCTACAAACTGACCGTTGCCACCCCGTGGTTCGAGGCCCTGGGCCGCACGATCCGCTCCATCTCCGACGACCTGCGGATCCTCTCGATCCTGATCGCCTTCTGCTTTGGGGCCCTACTGGAATCCCTGGCGGGCTTTGGCGCTCCGGTGGCAATTTCCGCGGCCATGTTGATGGCCGCCGGCATGAAACCGCTGAAATCAGCGGTGGTGTCGCTGCTGGCCAACACCGCGCCGGTCGCCTTCGGCGCCATGGCCGCCCCCATCATCGCGCTCAACGGCGTCACCGGCCTTCCGCTGCACCACCTCTCCTCCATGGCCGGGCGGCAGACGCCCTTCGTCGCGCTGATCGTTCCGCTCCTCCTCGTGTTCATCGTGGACGGACGCCGCGGCGTGAAGCAGGCGTGGCCCGTGGCTCTGGTGGCCGGCACCGCCTTCGCCGTGTCCCAGTTCGTCACCTCCAACTACCTCGCCGTCGAGCTGACGGATGTGGTGGCCGCGGTCGTCACCGTGGCCGCGGTCCTGATGATGCTGCGGTTCTGGAAGCCCAAGGAAACCATCGGCATGGCCGGGGACGTGGAGTCCGGTGCTGAGGATGCAGTTCCAGCGAATGTTCGCCAAGGCGCCGTAGCCGTCCGGACAAGCACGACGGCGGTCTCCCGCACTTCCGGTGCCGCCGCTTCCGCTCCCGCCGCCGTCGGCAACGCGAGTGACGGCAGCACCGCGCCAACCGACAACACCCGGCCCGAACCGCGCCACATCTGGATGGCCATTGCCCCGTACCTGATCATCATCACGGTGTTCTCCATCGCCCAGATCCCGGCGGTCAAGTCCTGGCTGAACCAGGTGGGGACCGTGACGTTCCACTGGCCGGGCCTCGACATCACCGATTCCACCGGCAAGCCCGTGGCCGCCACCAAGTTCAAGCTCGACCATCTCAAGGCCACCGGCACGCTGCTGCTGTTCTCCGGCCTGATCACCATGGCGCTTTACCGGATCACGGCCGGCCAGGGCTGGCGGATCTACCGCGAGACGCTGGTGCAGCTCCGCTGGACCATCGTCACCGTCACGTCCGTGCTTGCCCTGTCCTTCGTGATGAACCTGTCCGGGCAGACCACCACGCTGGGATTCGCACTGGCATCCGCTGGCGGCTTCTTTGCCGTGCTCTCCCCGCTGATCGGCTGGATCGGCGTGGCGCTGACAGGTTCCGACACTTCCTCCAACTCCCTGTTCGGCCAGATGCAGGCCACCGCGGCCCAGCAGGCCGGCCTCTCCCCTGTCCTGATGGCGGCCTCCAACTCCTCCGCCGGCGTGATGGGCAAGATGCTCTCGCTGCAGAACCTCGCGGTGGCCGCCGCCGCCGTCGGACTGGACGGCGCCGAAGGGACACTGTTCCGTAAACTGATCGGATGGAGCGTCGGTCTGCTGGCCCTCATCACCGTCCTGATCCTCCTGCAGTCCACCCCCGTACTCGGCTGGATGGTTCCCTGA